Proteins encoded within one genomic window of Trichomycterus rosablanca isolate fTriRos1 chromosome 7, fTriRos1.hap1, whole genome shotgun sequence:
- the paox1 gene encoding polyamine oxidase (exo-N4-amino) 1: MQQAQQPRIVVIGAGAAGLGAATKLKALGFTDITLVEACETFGGRIAKTSIGKACVDTGAQYIHGASEKNPVFNLFKNYELLSQVPEEGRRIFYQNNGCKVDEDFSERVCEVGEKIIYQSGTSNYKSIGELFEKESQSAIENCEADKKKIMESILALVGKELMLDIGASNLHNVSSDSWQYFINMGEDLNVEGLMFQMLEKFAMDFPKEHLLLKKVVNKIEWDGSFPGKEGLVYPVRILCEDGGEILADHVIVTISLGCLKAQASTLFNPSLPPEKTEVIDKLCFGNLGKIFLEYEEAFWESDVSNISFVWEDDSVASLCTDKTQWLKYLQLFSVMRPKEKFGNILIGWCPGDIADLIETLPKEELTTAITEHIRKFIGNPQILPPKTLLCTQWRSNNFVRGALTFLPVGVDGKTMDILAEPLAGNKNPSKDLQVLFAGEATIKSLYGTVQGALTSGQREAERLAQHYGRTVPSTIPSPQT; the protein is encoded by the exons ATGCAGCAGGCCCAGCAGCCCCGGATTGTGGTGATTGGTGCTGGTGCAGCTGGCCTTGGTGCTGCAACCAAGCTAAAGGCTCTGGGCTTTACTGACATTACTCTGGTGGAAGCGTGTGAAACGTTCGGTGGCAGAATAGCAAAAACAAGCATAG GAAAGGCATGTGTTGACACTGGCGCTCAGTACATCCATGGTGCCTCTGAAAAAAATCCAGTGTTCaatctttttaaaaattatgaACTTCTCAGCCAAGTCCCCGAGGAGGGCCGACGCATATTTTACCAAAACAATGGATGCAAAGTGGATGAAGATTTTAGCGAACGTGTGTGTGAGGTTGGAGAGAAAATAATTTACCAAAGTGGTACCAGCAACTATAAAAGTATAGGCGAACTCTTTGAAAAGGAGAGTCAGAGCGCCATCGAGAACTGTGAAGCCGATAAAAAGAAGATCATGGAGAGTATTCTGGCTCTGGTTGGGAAGGAATTAATGCTTGATATTGGAGCTTCAAACCTTCATAATGTGTCTTCAGATTCATGGCAGTACTTCATCAACATGGGGGAGGATCTCAATGTGGAAGG GCTTATGTTTCAAATGCTAGAAAAGTTTGCGATGGACTTCCCTAAGGAACATTTGTTGCTAAAGAAAGTAGTGAATAAGATCGAGTGGGATGGCTCTTTCCCTGGTAAGGAGGGCCTGGTGTACCCTGTACGCATTCTGTGTGAGGATGGAGGTGAAATTTTGGCAGATCATGTGATTGTCACCATATCTCTTG gCTGTCTTAAGGCTCAAGCGAGCACCCTGTTTAACCCGAGCCTCCCACCAGAGAAAACTGAAGTGATCGATAAACTGTGCTTTGGGAATCTTGGCAAAATCTTTCTAGAGTACGAGGAGGCATTTTGGGAGAGTGATGTCAGTAATATCAGTTTTGTTTGGGAGGACGACTCTGTGGCATCGTTGTGCACTGATAAGACTCAGTGGCTGAAATACCTCCAACTCTTCAGTGTCATGAGACCCAAAGaaaa GTTTGGTAATATTTTGATTGGTTGGTGCCCTGGAGATATAGCTGACTTGATTGAAACCTTGCCAAAGGAAGAGTTAACCACTGCAATCACAGAACACATCAGAAAGTTTATTG GAAACCCACAGATTCTTCCACCAAAAACACTTCTATGCACACAGTGGCGCAGTAATAATTTCGTACGTGGTGCCCTCACTTTCCTCCCTGTTGGTGTAGATGGCAAAACAATGGATATCCTGGCAGAACCTTTAGCTGGCAACAAGAATCCCAGCAAG GATCTTCAAGTTTTGTTTGCTGGAGAGGCAACTATAAAGAGCctgtatggtacagtgcaggGAGCTCTAACCTCAGGACAAAGAGAAGCAGAGAGACTGGCACAGCATTATGGCAGGACTGTGCCCTCTACTATTCCCTCACCACAAACCTAA